A stretch of Pseudomonas sp. CCC3.1 DNA encodes these proteins:
- a CDS encoding FAD-binding protein — translation MTAHVQSQSTYDVIVVGSGAGAMTSALFAADQGLSVLIVEKSDKYGGTSAISGGGIWIPNNHYFAAMGGQDSPELSMQYLKAATGKHGDPLRLQAYLDNAAPMIKKLTASSRVRYAVAAKYPDYYPQLPGALAGGRTLDPELFDTSLLAEELSNLRKPSPSTLLMGRIAWTARDAHKAMARSFGWQWLIFKLMARYKLDFKWRRKSKYDRRAALGSSLVASLRRSLMDRNVPLWLNTDFQDVVLDGDRVCGIKVATGGNVLELKARRAVIFGSGGFEQNQTLREKFLPQPTRVSWSATPPGNNTGAALEAGMNIGAATALMDWAWWAPTIAVPGEEKPRGVFAERAFPGAIVVNSLGHRFVNEAAPYLEFVDAMYQDNRKTGGRSVPSWVIFDGHFRFHYAMGPLMPAQVVPDSRLRKEWLNSVYWKADSLDALALQIGVDAAGLSNTVQKINGYAQTGVDLDFARGGNVFDRYYGDSNIKPNPCLAPLRKGPYYAMRLDAGDIGTKGGLLTNQHAQVLRENGQPIAGLYAIGNCSASVMGTSYPGAGGTLGPAMTFGYIAANHIARHVQAVSKAKAEALS, via the coding sequence ATGACGGCTCACGTTCAGTCTCAGTCCACCTATGACGTAATCGTGGTCGGCTCCGGTGCCGGGGCCATGACCTCGGCCCTGTTTGCTGCCGATCAGGGCCTTTCAGTGCTGATCGTCGAAAAAAGCGACAAGTACGGCGGGACCTCGGCCATTTCCGGCGGCGGTATCTGGATCCCGAATAACCATTACTTTGCGGCCATGGGCGGGCAGGACAGCCCTGAGTTGTCGATGCAATACCTCAAGGCCGCGACTGGCAAACATGGCGATCCGCTGCGCTTGCAGGCGTACCTGGACAACGCCGCGCCGATGATCAAAAAGCTGACCGCCAGCAGCCGTGTGCGGTATGCCGTGGCGGCCAAATACCCGGATTATTACCCGCAACTGCCGGGCGCGCTGGCCGGTGGCCGCACCCTGGACCCGGAACTGTTTGACACCAGCCTGCTGGCCGAAGAACTGTCCAACCTGCGCAAGCCTTCGCCCTCGACCCTGCTCATGGGGCGCATCGCCTGGACCGCTCGTGACGCGCACAAGGCCATGGCCCGCAGCTTCGGCTGGCAATGGCTGATATTCAAATTGATGGCGCGCTACAAGCTGGACTTCAAGTGGCGCCGTAAAAGCAAATACGACCGCCGCGCGGCGTTGGGCAGTTCGCTGGTGGCGTCTTTGCGCCGCTCGTTGATGGACCGCAACGTCCCGCTGTGGCTCAACACCGATTTTCAGGACGTCGTGCTCGACGGTGATCGGGTCTGCGGAATCAAGGTCGCCACCGGCGGTAACGTGCTGGAACTGAAGGCGCGGCGCGCGGTGATTTTTGGCTCCGGCGGCTTTGAGCAGAATCAGACCCTGCGCGAGAAATTCCTCCCGCAACCGACCCGCGTCAGCTGGAGCGCCACGCCGCCGGGCAACAACACCGGGGCTGCGCTGGAAGCGGGGATGAACATCGGCGCTGCCACCGCGCTCATGGACTGGGCATGGTGGGCACCGACCATCGCCGTGCCGGGCGAAGAAAAGCCACGCGGCGTGTTTGCCGAGCGTGCGTTTCCTGGGGCCATTGTGGTCAACAGCCTGGGCCATCGTTTTGTCAACGAAGCGGCGCCGTACCTGGAATTTGTCGATGCCATGTACCAGGACAACCGCAAAACCGGGGGCCGTTCGGTGCCGTCGTGGGTGATCTTCGACGGCCATTTCCGTTTTCATTACGCCATGGGGCCATTAATGCCTGCCCAAGTGGTGCCCGACAGTCGCTTGCGCAAAGAGTGGCTCAACAGCGTGTATTGGAAAGCCGACAGCCTGGACGCGCTGGCCCTGCAAATCGGTGTGGATGCCGCCGGGTTGAGCAACACCGTACAGAAGATCAACGGCTACGCGCAGACCGGTGTTGACCTCGACTTTGCTCGGGGTGGCAACGTGTTCGACCGTTATTACGGCGACAGCAACATCAAACCCAACCCGTGCCTGGCACCGCTGCGCAAAGGCCCGTACTACGCCATGCGTTTGGACGCGGGCGACATTGGCACCAAAGGCGGCCTGCTGACCAACCAGCACGCACAAGTGCTGCGTGAAAACGGCCAGCCGATTGCCGGGCTGTATGCAATTGGCAACTGCTCGGCTTCGGTGATGGGCACCAGTTACCCGGGTGCGGGCGGCACCTTGGGCCCGGCCATGACCTTCGGTTACATCGCGGCCAACCACATCGCCCGCCATGTCCAGGCAGTGAGTAAAGCCAAAGCCGAGGCCCTGTCATGA